One stretch of Ananas comosus cultivar F153 linkage group 6, ASM154086v1, whole genome shotgun sequence DNA includes these proteins:
- the LOC109711926 gene encoding cysteine protease XCP1-like — MASKLFFLSFLLSVTAICCAARQKFSLAGFSEEDLRSPKNLKNLFENWAAKHSKNYASPEEKLRRFEVFRDNVRHIHEGNKEKRSYWLGLNEFADMSHEEFKGKYLGLKMGRREVVRKSSKSTFIYQNASFLPKTVDWRKKGAVTPVKNQGACGGCWAFSTVAAVEGINQIVTGNLTSLSEQELIDCDTVFNEGCSGGLMDYAFAFIIANGGVHAEDDYPYLMEEGTCEEKRSRVKVVSITGFQDVPENNEESLLKAVAHQPVSVAIEASGSDFQFYKGGIFDGTCGTDLDHAVTAVGYGSSYAQDYFIIKNSWGAGWGENGYIRMRRNTGKPEGLCGINKMASYPIKWKLIS, encoded by the exons ATGGCATCAAagctcttctttctctcttttctgcTTTCCGTTACAGCTATCTGCTGTGCTGCCAGACAAAAATTCTCTCTCGCTGGCTTCTCCGAAGAGGATCTGAGATCCCCAAAGAATCTGAAAAATCTCTTTGAGAACTGGGCAGCGAAACACAGCAAAAACTATGCGAGCCCAGAGGAGAAACTGAGGAGGTTCGAAGTGTTCAGGGACAATGTGAGGCACATTCACGAGGGGAATAAAGAGAAGAGGAGCTACTGGCTCGGCCTCAACGAGTTTGCCGACATGAGCCATGAGGAGTTCAAGGGCAAGTATCTTGGCTTGAAGATGGGGAGAAGGGAAGTCGTGCGGAAGTCCTCGAAGTCGACCTTCATTTATCAGAATGCTTCTTTCCTCCCCAAGACGGTGGACTGGAGGAAGAAGGGAGCCGTGACGCCAGTGAAAAACCAAGGAGCGTGTG GGGGTTGCTGGGCTTTCTCGACGGTGGCAGCGGTCGAAGGAATAAACCAGATCGTAACAGGGAACTTGACGTCTCTATCCGAGCAGGAACTGATCGACTGCGACACAGTATTCAATGAAGGATGCAGCGGAGGTTTGATGGACTATGCTTTTGCATTCATCATTGCGAATGGCGGGGTCCACGCTGAGGATGACTACCCTTACCTCATGGAAGAAGGCACCTGCGAGGAGAAGAGG AGTCGCGTTAAAGTCGTAAGCATCACCGGCTTTCAAGATGTGCCGGAGAACAATGAAGAGAGCCTGCTCAAAGCGGTGGCTCATCAGCCTGTAAGCGTTGCCATAGAGGCTTCTGGTAGTGACTTCCAATTCTACAAAGGG GGGATTTTTGATGGAACTTGTGGGACGGATCTGGATCATGCGGTGACGGCCGTTGGGTATGGGTCGTCGTACGCCCAAGATTACTTCATAATAAAGAACTCATGGGGAGCGGGATGGGGGGAGAATGGGTACATAAGGATGAGGAGGAACACAGGGAAACCTGAAGGGCTTTGCGGCATCAACAAGATGGCTTCTTATCCTATCAAATGGAAATTGATCAGTTGA